The window CGGAATCCCGCTCAGGCTTAAGGAGCCCACCAGGAAACTGGCGGCGGTGAAGGGCATGGCCCGGCCCAACCCTCCCAGTCGCCGCACGTCGATGAGGCCGTGCATGGCGTGCATCACGCTGCCCGCACTCAGGAACAGCAGCGCCTTGAAGAAGGCGTGGGTGGTGAGGTGGAACATTCCCGCCACCCCGGAACCCGCCCCCAGTCCCAGGAACATGTACCCGATCTGGCTGATGGTGGAGTACGCGAGGATGCGCTTGAGATCCACCTGGGCCACGGCCACGGTGGCGGCAAATAGGGCGGTGAAGGCGCCCACCGCGGCCACCACGGGGAGCACGCCGCTCGCCACGTAGAGGGGCCAGAGCCGGGCCACCATGTAAACCCCCGCGGTGACCATGGTGGCCGCGTGGATGAGAGCGGAGACGGGCGTGGGCCCTTCCATGGCGTCCGGGAGCCACACGTACAGGGGGAGCTGGGCGGACTTCCCCGTGGCCCCCGCGAAGAGGAGCAGGGCGACCACGGTGAGGGCGGCGGGCGGTGCGTGCGGGAGGCGCTCCTCCATGGCTCCGAAGTCCAGGGTCCCCAGGGTGACGGCGAGGAGGCAGATCCCCAGCAGGAACGCGGCGTCCCCGATGCGGTTGGTGACGAAGGCCTTGCGGCCCGCCTCCGCCGCGGAGGGCCGCTCGAACCAGAACCCGATGAGGAGATAGCTACACAGCCCCACCAGTTCCCAGCCCACGAAGAGCACCAGCAGGTTCCCCCCCAGGACCAGAAGGAGCATGGAGGCCACGAAGAGGTTCAGGTACGTGAAGTAACGGCCGTAGGCCTCTTCCCCGTGCATGTAGCCCACGGAGTACACGTGGATCAGAAACCCCACCCCCGTGACCACCAGGACCATCACCGCGGCGAGCCGGTCCAGCTGCAGCTCCCAAGTAACCCGGAAGTCCCCGGAGACGATCCACTCCCCGAGCGCCGCCCGCAGGGCCGCCTCCGGCGGAGCCAGGGTGAGCGCCCGGAACCCGACCACGCCGAGCCCGAACGCCCCGAGCACCACCAGGCACCCGATCCAGCTCACCGCCCGCGCGCCCAGCCGCCCGCCCAGCAGGCCGTTTGCCACCGCGCCTGCCAGCGGCAACGTCACGATGCCCACCACCACCCACTCCATCCCTAGCCTCGCAGGAGGTCCATCTCGTCCACGTCCACGGTCCGGTGGGCGCGGAAGAGGCTGACGAGCATGGCGAGGCCCACCACCACCTCCACCGCGGCCACCACCAGTACGAAGAAGGCCACCAGCTGTCCGGAGAGGTCCCCGTGCATCCGGGCGAAGCTCAGGAACGCCAGGTTCACGGAGTTCAGCATGAGCTCGATGGACATGAACACGATGAGGGCCGTGCGGCGCAGCAGGACCCCGAGCCCGCCCAGCACGAACAGGAGGAGGCTCAGGAGCACGTACGCGGAGAGGGGAACCGTCATCGCCCGCTCCTCGAAAGCCGGACCTCCTCGGGCCGTCCCTCCGCCCGCTCGGGCGCCCGGCGCTCCGGGGCCTTCCCCAGCACCACCCCCGCCACGATCCCCACCAGGAGCAGCACGCCCGCCAGCTCGAAGGGGAGGACGAAGGTGGTGAGCAGTGCCCGGCCCACGGATTGGGGCGTGCCGAAGTCCGCGGCCACGGGTACCTTTGCAGCGCCGCCGAGTTCCCGCAGGACCGCGAAGGCCACGAGGGCAACCAGTGTCGACCCGGAGACCACCGTGACCACCCGGTGGATTCTCCCGGGCCCGGGGGAGGGGCGGAGCTCGGGGTTGTGGGCGTGGAGGAGCATGATCACGAACAGGAACAGCACCAGGATGGCACCCGCGTAGACGATGACCTGCAGGACCGCCACGAACTCCGCCAGGAGGGTGAGGTAGAGAACCGCGAGGGAGACCAGGACCACCAGGAGGCTCAGGGCACCGTGCACCGGGGCCCGGGCCGCCACCACGCCCACGCCCCCCACCAGGCTCAGGGCGGCCGCCACCACGAAGAGCACGGACTCCACCCTACACCTCCCGGCGGGGATCCCGGCCCGAGGCGCCCGGATAGGGCTCCGTGAGCATCTCCTTGGTGTAGATGAGGGCCTGGCGGGAGTAGTCCGCCAGCTCGAAATCGTGTCCCAGGACGATGGCGCCCGTCGGACAGGCTTCCTCGCAGAATCCGCAGAAAATACACCGCAGCATGTTGATCTGGAACTCCTCCGCGTACCGCTCCCCCTTGCTCACCCGTCTTTCCGGGGTGTTCTCCGCGGGCTTGACGTAGATGGCCTGGGCGGGGCACACGATGGCGCACAGTTCACAGCCCACGCACCGCTCGTCCCCGTCCTCGTACAGGGTGAGCCAGTGGCGGCCCTTGAACCGGGGCGCGACCCGGGGCCGCTGCTCCGGGTACTGGAGGGTGACGGGACGCCGGAACAGGTACCGCACGGTCACCCCCAATCCTCTCAGGACCGCCGCGCTCTCCACCACCGCACGCCGAACCGTCCGGTTCACGGCTCCCTCCTAGACCACGAAGAACGAGGTCACCACGAGGTTTCCGAGGGCCAGCGGGATCAACAGCTTCCAGCTCAGCCCCATGAGGTGATCATACCGCACCCGGGGGACCGTGGCCCGAATCCAGATGAACACGCCCACGAAGACCACCGTCTTCAGGAGGAACCAGGCCACGCCGGGCAGCCCCGGGCCGAGCCACCCTCCGAAGAACAGGAGGGTGGTGAGCGCGCTCTGGGTGATGATGGCCACGTACTCCGCGATGTAGAACATCACGAACTTGAGTCCGCCGTATTCCGTGTGGTAGCCGGCGATGAGCTCCTGCTCCGCCTCCGGAAGGTCGAAGGGCGCGCGGTTGGTCTCCGCCAGGGCCGAGAGGAAGAACACCCCGAAGGCCAGGGGTTGCTTGAGGACAAACCAGAGGTCCTGTTGCGCTTCCACGATCCCCACGAGGCTCAACGTGCCGGCGGACAGCACCACGCTTAGGGCCGATAGCCCCCAGGCCAGCTCGTAGCTCACCACCTGGGCCGCGCTGCGCAAAGCGCCCAGCAGGGCGTACTTGCTGTTGGAGGACCACCCGCCCAGGATGAGGCCGTACACCCCGAGGGAGGAGGCCCCCAGGACCAGCAGGATCCCCGCGCTGGGGTTCGCGAGGTACAGGTGAATCCGGCGGCCGAACAGCTCGATGGGCGGGCCGAAGGGGATCACCGCATACGCCGCCAGGGCCGCCACCATCACGATGAGGGGAGCTGCAAGGTACACCCACCTGTCCGCGGCCCGGGGCATGAAGTCCTCCTTGGCGAGGAGCTTGATGCCGTCCGCGAGGGGCTGCAGGAGCCCGAACGGGCCCACCCGGTTGGGTCCGATTCGGTGGTGGAACTTGCCCAACAGCCGCCGCTCCAGAAAGACCGTGTAAGCGGTGGCGGTAAGCAGCAAAAACGCCAGAATGGCGCTCTTCAGGGCAGCTTCCAGCACCACCGTCACCGCACGCCCTCCAGGGCCCGTACCCGGATCCGCACCGGGTGGCGGAAGACACCCCACCGGTTCAACGGGATCTCCCGGAAGCCTAGAGGAACCAGCACATGCCCCGGCAGACCCTCCCGGGCCACCCGGCACCGCACTGCGGCGGAAATGCCGCCCACCTCCAGCTCCACGGGGTCTCCGTCCCGGATTCCCAGGCGCACGGCGTCTTCCGGGTGGAGGACCGCGTGGGGCTCGCTGATGAGCTCCGGGATGCCCCGGCACCGCTCCGCCATCTCCCCCTGGCGAAAGAGCCGGGGCACGGGAACGAGTACCAACCCTTTGTCCTCCACTTCCGGGCTCACGAGATCCACGGGCTCCACCCGGGGTGTGCGGCGGGGAAGGGGATAGGGCTGGTCGAGGGCGAGGCCCGGGATCACCCGGCGCATCTCCTCGAAGACGGCCTCCGGACCCGGGTACTCGAGGGAGATCCCCAGGTGCGCGGCGAGGGCCTGGAGGATGGTGCCGTCGGCCCAGGCCCCCTCCGGTCCCAGCCGGGCCTGGACGATGCGCTGCGGCCGGCCTTCGATGTTGCCCACCGTCCCGGATCGCTCCGCGAACGCCAGGGCCGGGAGGACCACGTCCGCGGAGCGGGCGGTCTCGGTCCAGAAGAGGTCGGTCACCACTAAAAACAGCCGCTCCCGGGCCCGCACCCACAGGTCCGCGTCCGGGAAGTCCCGGGCGGGGTCAGCACCGGCCACGTACAAAACCTGGAGCGCGCCCCGGACGGCCGCCTCCAGCATCCCCACGGTATGGAGGCCGGGCTTTTGGGGGGGCCGGACTCCCCATACGGATTCAATGCGGGCCAGCGCTTCGGGGTCGTCCAGGGGCAGTAGACCCGGCAATACATCTGGCGCCATCCCCGCGATGGCGGCTCCGACGGCGCTCCCCCGGCCCTGCAGGAGTGAGAGCGTCCCCCCGCACAGGGCCCGCAGGGTATTCACCGCATGGAGCACCCGCTCCGCATAAGGGCTGAGGAGGCTCAGGCGGCCCACGAAGAAGGCCACGGGACCCTGCAGGAATGCCTCGGCGGCCCGCTCGAGGACCTCCACGGAAACCCCGGCCTGTTCGGCCACCGCGTCCACGTCCACCGCATCCAGGACTCCCGCGTTGGGGGCAGGCGCCATCCGGTCCCGCACCAGGCGCGCGAGGGCCAAAAGCAACCGGTGCTCGTGCCCGTACCGGTGGAGGATGAGGTGCGTGCAGTAGCGGTCGATCTCCAACCGCTTGGGGGCCAGCACCACCGCTTGCATCCCCTGATCCAGGGCGCGCTTGACGCGTAGCCAAAGCACCGGGTACTCCTCGGAGAGGTCGCAGCCCACGAGCACCAGGGTCCGCACCAGGTCCAGCTGATCCACGGGGCCGCCCGCGGGCCGGGGTCCGAGCCCCCGCTGGCGGCTATCGGGATCCACCACCTCCCCATCCGGGATCCCCTCCATCCCCCAGGCCCAATCCCGGGTGGGAAGCGGATGGAGGGTATCGGTGCGGAAGTCCAGGTTGTTGGTGCCCAGGGTGCGCAGGAGCCGGCTCAGCAGATACGACTCCTCGAGGGTGAGCCGCTCCCCACCCAGGGCTCCGATGGCGTCCGGCCCGGCCTCGCGGATCCGGCGGGCCACCAGGGAAAGCGCCTCATCCCAGCCACAGGGCTCCAGCTTTCCCTCGCGTCGCACGTACGGCGTGCGCAGCCGGTCGGGGTGGTTCACGTAGTCGTACCCGAAAAATCCCAGGTCGCACAGCCACACGTCGTTGAGGGCCCGGTGCTCCCGGGCCCGGATCCGCACCACCTCCCCGCCCCGGACGTCCACCCACACCGCGCACCCGAGACCGCAGTGGGTGCACACGCTTGGGACAGGGCGGTTGTCCCAGGGTCGGGCCCGGAACCGGTACACCCCGCTCGTGAGGGCGCCCACCGGGCAGATGGCGATGGTGTTCCCGATGAACTTGCTGGGACGTTCCTGGGTAATGGGCGGCGCGTCGATGTGGGTGAGGTATCCCCGCTCGTGGCCCTTGAGGGCGTGGTCTCCGGCCACCACCTCCCCGAACCGGACGCACCGCCAGCACAGGATGCACCGCTCCCGGTCCAGGGTGAGCACGGGGCTGAGGGGCACCGCCTTGGGGAAGTGGCGCTTGGGCTCCACGAACCGGCTCGCTCCCGGCCCGTATTTGAAGGTGTTGTCCTGGAGGGGGCACTCTCCACCCTTGTCGCAGATGGGGCAGTCGAGAGGATGGTTGATCAGGAGGAACTCCAGGATCGCCTGCCGCGCCTCCACCACCTCCGGGGTCTCCGTCCAGACCACCATGCCCTCCTGGGCCTCCAGGGTGCAGGCGGTCTGAAGCCGCGGCATCTTCTCCACCCGCACGAAGCACATGCGGCAGGCCCCGAGGGGGGGCATCCGCTCGTGGTAGCAGAACACGGGGATCTCGATGCCCGCCCGCTCCGCCGCGTGGAGCACCGTGGTCCCCTTGGGCACCGTCACCGGACGGCCATCAACGGTCAGGGTCACCGATCCCGGATCGGCCATGGTCCTCCTCGGTTCCGGAATGGGCTATCCGCCCGGTGCAAGGATCCCTTCCCGGATCCGCACCGGCATCTCCACGGGGGTGCGCGCACCCCGGATGTAGGCGACGAACTCGTCCCGGAAGTCCTCTAGCCCCGCCCGGAGGCTCGGCGGCACGCTCTCCCCGAGCGGGCAGAAGCAGGTGCCCGTCATGTTCCTGGCGATGCTCTCCAGGAGATCCAGGTCCTCCATGCGGCCCCGGCCGTGCAGGATGCGATCCAGGATTTGGGTTACCCACCGGGTGCCCTCCCGGCAGGGCGTGCACTTCCCGCACGATTCCTCCCGGTAGAACTCGCAGACCCGGGCGATCACCTGGACCATGTCCGTGGTCTCGTCCATGATGATCACGGCCCCGCTTCCCAGCATGGAGCCCAACTTCGCCAGGGACTCGTGGTTGAGGGGGACATCCAGGTGCTCTGCCCGGAGGGGCCGGCTGCTGGTCCCCCCCGGATAGAAGGCCTTCACCCGCCGGCCGCCCCGCACCCCACCCGCCCGCTCGATGAGCTCCCGGGCCGTGGTCCCCAGCGGCGCCTCGATGACCCCGGGCCGGTTCACATGCCCGCTCACGGAATAGAGCTGCGGCGGCCCTTGCGCGAGCCACCACTCCGGGCCGTGCTTCACGATCCACGGAATGCAGCACATGGTCTCCACGTTGTTGAGCACCGTGGGCTGATTGTAGAGTCCCATAACCGCGGGGAAGTAGGGGGGCTTGAGGCGGGGCATGGCCCGCTTCCCCTCCAGGGACTCCAGCAGCGCCGTCTCCTCGCCCGCGATGTACGCCCCGGCCCCGGGGTGCAGCACGATGTCGCAGCTGAAGTCCGTGCCCAGGATGCGCTCCCCCAGAAATCCGTGCTCGTAGGCCTGGGCGATGGCCCGCTCCAGCTTCCGGTAGGCCTGGTAGAACTCCCTCCGCAGGTAGATGAAGGCCTTCCGGATCCCCATCGCGTAGCAGGTGAGGATCATCCCTTCCAGGAGGAGGTGCGGGTCGCCCTCGAGGAGGGTCCGGTCCTTGAAGGTTCCCGGCTCCCCTTCGTCCCCGTTCACCACCAGGTACTTCACGGGCGCGTCCTTGGGCACGAACTTCCACTTGCGGCCTGTCGGAAAGCCGGCCCCGCCCCGGCCCCGCAGCTGCGACCGGTCCACCATCTCCACCACGTCCTCGGGGCTGAGCTCCCGCAGGGCCCGGCGCAGGGCCTCGTATCCCCCGTGGCGCAGGTAGGTCTCGATGTCCTCCTGGCCCGGAACCCCCACGTGGCGCAGCAGGACCCGCTCCGTCATCGCCGTTCCCCGTCCCCGAACAGGATGCGGTCCACGAGCTCCGGGGTGAGGGGGCCGTAACGCTCCGTGCCCACGATCATGCAGGGCGCCTGGTCGCAGGCCGCCAGGCATTCCGCGATGCGGAGGGTGTAGCGGCCGTCGGGCGTGGTCTGCCCCGGCCGGATCCCCAACCGCTCTTCCAGATGGCGGCGGATCACCTCTGCGCCGTTCAGGAGACAGGAGACATTCGTGCACAGCTGGATCACTCGCTCCCCCACGGGTTCCGTGAAGAGGAGGGAGTAGAAGGAGGCCACCTCCGCCACCGCCTCCACGGGCAGGTCCAGCAGCTCCGCCACCTCCCGTTGAGCCTCCGGCGGCAGCCACCCCAGCTCCTCCTGGGCCCGCAAGAGCGCGGGGATGAGGGCCGAGCGCGCCACGGGGTACCGGGCGGCGAGTCTGCGGATCTCCTCCCGAGTTGCTTCCGAGAGCCTCACCGGTCCACGTCTCCCAGCACGATGTCGATGGAGGCGATGGCCACCACCACGTCCGCCAGCATCCCGCCCTGCACCATCACGGGAAGGGCCTGGAGGTTGCTGAAGGAGGGGGAGCGCACCCGCACCCGCACGGGTCGGTTGGACCCGTCGGAGACGATGTAGTAGCCCTTCTCCCCGCGGGGCGATTCCACCGCGGCGTACACCTCGCCCCTGGGCGGGTGGATCCCCTCGCTCACCAGCTTGAACTGGTGGATCACCGCCTCCATGCTCCGCACCAGTTCCCGCCGGGGCGGGAGCGCCACCTTCCGGTCCTCCACGAGGACGGGGCCGTCGGGGAGCCGGTCCAGGGCCTGCAGGATGATGCGCCGCGCCTGCCGCATCTCCTCCATGCGCACGAGGTACCGGTCGTAGGCGTCCCCGTGCTGGCCGACCGGGACATCGAATTCGAAGTCCTCGTAGGAGGAGTACGGGAACGCCTTGCGGACGTCGTAGGCGATCCCAGAGGCCCGGAGCACCGGTCCCGTCACCCCGTAGCGCAGGGCATCCTCGGGACGCAGCACCGCCACGCCCTCGTTCCGCTGCCGCCAAACGAGGTTCTCCGTGAGCAGGGCCTCGTACTCGTCGAGCCGCCTGGGGAACTCGTCCAGGAAGGCCCGGACCCGGGGGAAGAACTCCTCGGGGAGGTCCTCGGCGACCCCCCCGATGCGGAAGTACCCCGGCATCATCCGCTGCCCCGAGACCATCTCCGACAGCTCCAGGATCTCCTCCCGATCCCGGAAGCAGTACATGAGGAGGCTCGTGACGTTGAGATCCAGGGCGGAGGTGCCCAGCCACACCAGGTGGCTCGAGATGCGGTTCAGTTCCGCCATGATCACCCGGATGTACTGGGCCCGCTTGGGGACCTCGATCCCCAGGAGCTTCTCCACCGCGAGGCAGTACGCGAATTCCTCGTGGTAGCTGCTGAGGTACTCGATGCGGTCCACCAGGGTGATGTTCTGGTGGTAGGTGCGGGACTCCATCTCCTTCTCGATGCCCGTGTGGAGGTAGCCGATCACGGGCCGGCAGGAGACCACCACCTCCCCCTCCAGCTCCAGCACCAATCGCAGGACCCCGTGGGTGCTGGGATGTTGGGGCCCCATGTTGATGGTGAGGGTCTCCCGCTGGATCACCGATCCTCCCTCCGGCGAGGGGGGAC is drawn from Armatimonadota bacterium and contains these coding sequences:
- the nuoL gene encoding NADH-quinone oxidoreductase subunit L; this translates as MEWVVVGIVTLPLAGAVANGLLGGRLGARAVSWIGCLVVLGAFGLGVVGFRALTLAPPEAALRAALGEWIVSGDFRVTWELQLDRLAAVMVLVVTGVGFLIHVYSVGYMHGEEAYGRYFTYLNLFVASMLLLVLGGNLLVLFVGWELVGLCSYLLIGFWFERPSAAEAGRKAFVTNRIGDAAFLLGICLLAVTLGTLDFGAMEERLPHAPPAALTVVALLLFAGATGKSAQLPLYVWLPDAMEGPTPVSALIHAATMVTAGVYMVARLWPLYVASGVLPVVAAVGAFTALFAATVAVAQVDLKRILAYSTISQIGYMFLGLGAGSGVAGMFHLTTHAFFKALLFLSAGSVMHAMHGLIDVRRLGGLGRAMPFTAASFLVGSLSLSGIPPLAGFFSKEHVLTAARAHGFTALWTVGVLTAGITALYITRAALLTFGDPPAEPARHPHEAPPVMRWPMGVLLVLSAVGGFLGAGALGTPFDRFLLPVFEREPAPVPAHGPSGELLLGLVSVGAALGGIAVGWIAYRGRRMPDLGALGRALSRQWYVEDLYRAVLVQPARALAHFWARVVDLRWIDGAANGLAAVVGALGAGVRRWQTGYVRQYAALFLVGTVLAVGYWLLR
- the nuoK gene encoding NADH-quinone oxidoreductase subunit NuoK → MTVPLSAYVLLSLLLFVLGGLGVLLRRTALIVFMSIELMLNSVNLAFLSFARMHGDLSGQLVAFFVLVVAAVEVVVGLAMLVSLFRAHRTVDVDEMDLLRG
- a CDS encoding NADH-quinone oxidoreductase subunit J, whose product is MESVLFVVAAALSLVGGVGVVAARAPVHGALSLLVVLVSLAVLYLTLLAEFVAVLQVIVYAGAILVLFLFVIMLLHAHNPELRPSPGPGRIHRVVTVVSGSTLVALVAFAVLRELGGAAKVPVAADFGTPQSVGRALLTTFVLPFELAGVLLLVGIVAGVVLGKAPERRAPERAEGRPEEVRLSRSGR
- the nuoI gene encoding NADH-quinone oxidoreductase subunit NuoI, whose product is MESAAVLRGLGVTVRYLFRRPVTLQYPEQRPRVAPRFKGRHWLTLYEDGDERCVGCELCAIVCPAQAIYVKPAENTPERRVSKGERYAEEFQINMLRCIFCGFCEEACPTGAIVLGHDFELADYSRQALIYTKEMLTEPYPGASGRDPRREV
- the nuoH gene encoding NADH-quinone oxidoreductase subunit NuoH; the protein is MTVVLEAALKSAILAFLLLTATAYTVFLERRLLGKFHHRIGPNRVGPFGLLQPLADGIKLLAKEDFMPRAADRWVYLAAPLIVMVAALAAYAVIPFGPPIELFGRRIHLYLANPSAGILLVLGASSLGVYGLILGGWSSNSKYALLGALRSAAQVVSYELAWGLSALSVVLSAGTLSLVGIVEAQQDLWFVLKQPLAFGVFFLSALAETNRAPFDLPEAEQELIAGYHTEYGGLKFVMFYIAEYVAIITQSALTTLLFFGGWLGPGLPGVAWFLLKTVVFVGVFIWIRATVPRVRYDHLMGLSWKLLIPLALGNLVVTSFFVV
- the nuoG gene encoding NADH-quinone oxidoreductase subunit NuoG — protein: MADPGSVTLTVDGRPVTVPKGTTVLHAAERAGIEIPVFCYHERMPPLGACRMCFVRVEKMPRLQTACTLEAQEGMVVWTETPEVVEARQAILEFLLINHPLDCPICDKGGECPLQDNTFKYGPGASRFVEPKRHFPKAVPLSPVLTLDRERCILCWRCVRFGEVVAGDHALKGHERGYLTHIDAPPITQERPSKFIGNTIAICPVGALTSGVYRFRARPWDNRPVPSVCTHCGLGCAVWVDVRGGEVVRIRAREHRALNDVWLCDLGFFGYDYVNHPDRLRTPYVRREGKLEPCGWDEALSLVARRIREAGPDAIGALGGERLTLEESYLLSRLLRTLGTNNLDFRTDTLHPLPTRDWAWGMEGIPDGEVVDPDSRQRGLGPRPAGGPVDQLDLVRTLVLVGCDLSEEYPVLWLRVKRALDQGMQAVVLAPKRLEIDRYCTHLILHRYGHEHRLLLALARLVRDRMAPAPNAGVLDAVDVDAVAEQAGVSVEVLERAAEAFLQGPVAFFVGRLSLLSPYAERVLHAVNTLRALCGGTLSLLQGRGSAVGAAIAGMAPDVLPGLLPLDDPEALARIESVWGVRPPQKPGLHTVGMLEAAVRGALQVLYVAGADPARDFPDADLWVRARERLFLVVTDLFWTETARSADVVLPALAFAERSGTVGNIEGRPQRIVQARLGPEGAWADGTILQALAAHLGISLEYPGPEAVFEEMRRVIPGLALDQPYPLPRRTPRVEPVDLVSPEVEDKGLVLVPVPRLFRQGEMAERCRGIPELISEPHAVLHPEDAVRLGIRDGDPVELEVGGISAAVRCRVAREGLPGHVLVPLGFREIPLNRWGVFRHPVRIRVRALEGVR
- the nuoF gene encoding NADH-quinone oxidoreductase subunit NuoF, with translation MTERVLLRHVGVPGQEDIETYLRHGGYEALRRALRELSPEDVVEMVDRSQLRGRGGAGFPTGRKWKFVPKDAPVKYLVVNGDEGEPGTFKDRTLLEGDPHLLLEGMILTCYAMGIRKAFIYLRREFYQAYRKLERAIAQAYEHGFLGERILGTDFSCDIVLHPGAGAYIAGEETALLESLEGKRAMPRLKPPYFPAVMGLYNQPTVLNNVETMCCIPWIVKHGPEWWLAQGPPQLYSVSGHVNRPGVIEAPLGTTARELIERAGGVRGGRRVKAFYPGGTSSRPLRAEHLDVPLNHESLAKLGSMLGSGAVIIMDETTDMVQVIARVCEFYREESCGKCTPCREGTRWVTQILDRILHGRGRMEDLDLLESIARNMTGTCFCPLGESVPPSLRAGLEDFRDEFVAYIRGARTPVEMPVRIREGILAPGG
- the nuoE gene encoding NADH-quinone oxidoreductase subunit NuoE, translated to MRLSEATREEIRRLAARYPVARSALIPALLRAQEELGWLPPEAQREVAELLDLPVEAVAEVASFYSLLFTEPVGERVIQLCTNVSCLLNGAEVIRRHLEERLGIRPGQTTPDGRYTLRIAECLAACDQAPCMIVGTERYGPLTPELVDRILFGDGERR
- the nuoD gene encoding NADH dehydrogenase (quinone) subunit D — protein: MGPQHPSTHGVLRLVLELEGEVVVSCRPVIGYLHTGIEKEMESRTYHQNITLVDRIEYLSSYHEEFAYCLAVEKLLGIEVPKRAQYIRVIMAELNRISSHLVWLGTSALDLNVTSLLMYCFRDREEILELSEMVSGQRMMPGYFRIGGVAEDLPEEFFPRVRAFLDEFPRRLDEYEALLTENLVWRQRNEGVAVLRPEDALRYGVTGPVLRASGIAYDVRKAFPYSSYEDFEFDVPVGQHGDAYDRYLVRMEEMRQARRIILQALDRLPDGPVLVEDRKVALPPRRELVRSMEAVIHQFKLVSEGIHPPRGEVYAAVESPRGEKGYYIVSDGSNRPVRVRVRSPSFSNLQALPVMVQGGMLADVVVAIASIDIVLGDVDR